The region CGTTTGGGCGGGTCAAACTGCGTGAGCCTTGGGATACCGGGTTTGGAGGGCTGACAAGGAAGCCATGCGGGGTGCGGTCTACAGAATTCTGGAGGCATCCGGCTTCGGAATTCTGAATTTTGCGAGGCGCGGACGCTGCGATTGCGACTTTTGTGGGATATCAGGGCAGTTCTGCTTTGGCACGGAGATTGCAACCTGTAATTGCGTGCAGCGACATGGATCCTTACGGTCGCGCACAAGGTACAGCCGACGTTCCGAGAATGAGCTCACCCACTGTAGGTGCAGCTTGCCGGACGCGGTTCCGGCGCTACTGTGCAAGCGGTGCGACGATTCTCGGAGGCCAGTGACTGGCCAATGCGGATAGGGAAAAGGGGCCATCCTGCGGGGAGTGGGATGGCCGTGCCACCTCCGCCAGATGTTGACTCATCCACGATTTCGCCCTGTTCTCCACAAGAGCGCGTTCGACCCCTCAAAAAAGTTTATTGCCATGCAGCCGATTTGGGCGTAATCTGATGCTGGCCTGAGAAGAGCCGTGGGTGTTGAACGCTGGGATGGCGTTCCTGCCGAAATCAGGCGAGAGCCTGTAAGGCAAACATACAATTCAGGGTTGGTCCTGATCTTGATTGGGCCAGATGAATCCAGATGGGATTCTGACCCGGAATGTAGCCAGACTTTTAGCGTTGAAGGACGCGAAACCAGAGATTCAGGTGATTCTTCTCGAGCCTGCTCCTATTGATGTTTTGGCGCTGAACAGCGAAGGGTTTGCGGGACAGATTTGAGCCAAGTTTGCATTGACTCACAGCAGACCGACAAAAACGGGGAGCATCTCGCGGTCCGGTCAAAAGCATTCCGGATTGCACTTGACGAAGTTGGACGTTGAACACTAGAAAGACGTTGGAACGTCGCAGGCGAAGCTGGCCGGCATTCTTGAATGACCACCACGATCGAGACCAGAGAGAGAAAACCGAGGATTCAAGCGTCGCAGACCGAGACAGGTGTGCGTGCGGATTGGGTTTCCGGGTTCTCAAACTTACTTTGGCAACTCTCGGAAGAGCACGCGGCGCGACGACCTTAGCACGGCCAGGATCCTGATGGCTCCGATCATCAGGCAAGGGGAAGCAGAAGCATGAGTGCAGAGCAGAACGTAGTAGATGCGCCGACCGAGCAGCGGGCGGGGCACGATTCCGGTGACAACTCCGGTGACAACGGTGGGCAGCAGTACGAGATGGACGAGAACGGCCAGCGCGTTCCCCACGGCATGGGCCAGTCCAAGAGCAGCCGTCGCCGGCGCCGCAAGCGGAAGGGCAAAGGCCCTGAGGCTGGAGGCGCGGAAGGCTCCGAGCAGGGTAGCGGGGATAGCGGATCGAACGGCGAAGCCGGTGTGATTGCCTCTGTGCAGGCTGGTGCCGCGGCTCCTGCCGCACCCCAGAATGGCGGCCAGAACAATGGGCGAAGCTTCCAGCAGAACCGTGGATTTCAGAATAACGGCGGCCAGAACAATGGCGGCCCGGCAGGCCAGGGCGCGGCTCCCGGCGGCACCAAGCGCTGGAAGAAGAAGTTCCGCGACCGCGGTCCTCGTCAGGAGAACCCCGGCAACCAGCAGAGCGCTGGCGGCGGCGGTGGTTTCAGCCAGAATAACGGCGGCGGCTTCAGTCAGAACAATGGCGGTGGCGGTGGATTCCGTGATCGCGATACGCATCAGCCAGGGAACAACGTGGGCGGCGGCGGCTTCAAGCGCAAGGGAGGCTTCGGCGGTTCGGGCGGCGGCGGCAAGCAGCAGCAGCGTGGCCCCCGCAGCTTCGTCGGTCCAATGGACCACAGCTACCGCGCCGTGAACGGCAACTTCACAGAGACTCCGCCCTCGACGATCGAGCCGCATGGCAGCTTTGGCGGACACGCTCCGCGCCGCGGCTACCAGGGCGATTCGCAGCCCATCGACTACTCCCAGGGCCGCACGATTCCGATTCCGGATGACGCGCCGACGCACATCTACTTCTTCATTGAGGACCTGTTCTTCATCGCGAAGATCCAGGAGACGGCGCGCAAGCTCGGCGTCAAGGTTGCGTTCGTCAAGAACGATAAGGAGTCGCTTGCGACTGTGACGGCCGCCCATGAAGACGAGCGTCAGAGCCTGATCGTATTCGACCTGAATAACGCCAACGCAAAGCCGCTGACGCTGATTCCGAAGCTGAAGACGAAGCTGAAGAAGACGGTGTCGATCATCGGCTTCCTCTCGCACCTGCAGGGCGACCTGAAGGCGAAGGCTGTCGAGGCGGGTTGCAATACGGTCATGCCGCGCGCAGCCTTCTCGCAGAACCTGCCGAACCTGCTTCGGCGGTACGGAATCGAAGAGGTTGAAGAGGCGAACTACAACCAGTAGCTTGCGGAACAAACTAAGAAGCGGCGAAGGATCATTCCTTCGCCGCTTCTTTCTTGCTATGAAGATATTTTTTTACCCCGGAGGCCAGCCCATCGGTCTGCCGCCCAGCACATGCAGATGGACATGCTGCACGGTCTGACCGCCGTCCGGCCCAGTGTTGATGGCGATGCGATGGCCATGCGGAAGCTGCGTCTCCGCCACTCTTGCGGCTGCATGCAGCAGATGGCCGAGCAACTCAGCCGGCACCTGCGTCACGTCTGCAAAGTGCTCGCGTGGGATGACGAGGAAGTGTGTGGGTGCCTGCGGGTTGATGTCCGCGAAGGCGATCACCCGGTCATCCTCAAAGATGGGCGTGACCGGGATGGTGCCTGCGGCGATCTTGCAGAAAAGACAATCTGTCATGCTGGACTCCTATTTTGAAAAGTACTTGGGCTGAGCCCCGGGAGCCCAGGGATCGTAACGCTCCGCAAACGCCGCGCGGTGGCTGATGGAGGGGTGCGAGTACGTCCAAAACTCCAATAGCGCCGAAGGGTTGGGATCAGTGAAGGAGTTCTCCCCCAGAAGCTGAAAGCTCTGATGCGCGGTGGCTTGCGGGTCTGGTATGAGGCCGTGCACAACCTCCTCGCCGTAGACATCGGCGGCGTGTTCTTCACTGCGGCTGAAGGTGTTGCCGATGGGCTCGCCGATAAAGCTGAGGATGGAGAAGACGAACAACAGCACGACCAGCGCGGCCCAGTTGTCCTGCGAATGCACGCGCCACGCCTTGGCCTTATGGCGCAGGATGAACTGGAAGAGATGGACCGCGATGAAGAAGCCGACGGCGATCATGGCGAAGCCGAACTCCAGCCCCTGCACGATGTGGCCCAGGACATAGTGGCCCATCTCATGGCCGAAGATGAAGCTGATCTCCTCTGGCGTGCCTTTGGCGATGGAGGTGTCCCAGACCACGACGCGCTTGGATGAGCCGAAGCCGGTGACGTAGGCGTTGAGCGTCGTCACCTTGTCTGAGGCCTTCATCAGGAACATGCGGTCCGGCGGGATATTGATGCCCTGGCCGCGTGCGACGACCTTCTCAAGCTGCGCCACCAGCGCGGGATTGGAGGCGCTGAGGGGCTCGAAGCGATTGAAGAGCGGGTCAATGATGTACGGCGTGGCAAAGATGCCGAGAACGCCCAGCGCCATGGCTGCCAGCGCGGAGGGAATCCACCAGCGTCGCGGAAACTTGCGGATGAAGTAAAACAGCAGCATCACGCCCAGGCCACCAAAGAGATAAGTCAACAGGAACCCCTTGAACTCGTCAAAAAGAAAGCTGCTCAGGTGCTGGACGGACATGCCGTAGACGACCGCGACGTGGTGGGCGTAGAGCGTCAACGGCAGATTCAGGATCGTGGTGAGGATGAGGAACTGAAGCAGGAACGTAAACCCCTGCGCCCAGCGATTCTTGCTCAGGTTGTTGGCGAGGTTCCGCATCCGCGCGGCCAGGCCGAACTGCAAGATCAGCCAGAGCTGCAGAATGCCCCAGATGTCTTCCGTGAAGTGCACCGCGGTGCGCGTGTGGGCCAGCGCATCGGCCTTGGCGAGCTTATCCGGCGGCAGCGTGTAGGCGGTGGTGTCGGTTGCGGCGGCCTGGAGCGCGGCTGCTTCGGTGGGCGTCGTCGCCTTCTGGCAGCCGTTGAGCGGCAGCAGGGCGACGAACGCGAGCAGAATGAGCAGAAGTGGGCGAAGACGCATGATGAACAATTCCTTAAAGCTGCCCTGAAAGGCAGAACGGGTCAGGGTCCAGTGTGCATGAGCGGCATGGGGCCGCGCAATCTATAGGGGATATTCGCAGAGAGGATGAATCATTTTCCCGAGGGCCGACATCCATTAGAACGTTGCTAAAAGTACAAAGAATCGGAACCATTGAACGAGGAGATGTCATGAGCAAGCTGAGCGGCAAGGTAGCAATCGTAACGGGCGCGTCGAAGGGTATCGGAGCATCGATCGCAGAACATCTGGCGGCAGAGGGAGCCTCTGTTGTCGTCAACTATTCCAGCTCGAAGAGCGGCGCGGATGCAGTAGTAGAGCGCATCACCAAGGCCGGCGGCAAGGCCATTGCAGTAGGCGCGAACGTCGCCAAGCCGGAGGAGATCGCCAAGCTGATCTCTGAGACGGTCAAGGCATACGGCAAGATCAATGTGCTGGTCAACAACGCCGGCATCTATGACTTTGCACCGCTTGAGGCGATCACGCCAGAGCACTTCCACAAGCAGTTTGACCTCAACGTGCTGGGTCTGTTGCTGACCACGCAGGCAGCGGTCAAGGAGTTCCCGGAAGAGGGCGGATCGATCATCAACATCAGCTCCGTCGTGGGCAAGTCTGCCCAGCCGAACGCAGCCGTCTACAGCGCAACCAAGGGTGCCGTCGATGCCGTGACCTTGTCCCTGGCGCGTGAGCTCGGACCGAAGAAGATCCGCGTCAACAGCGTCAGCCCCGGGCTGGTGGAGACGGAAGGCACGGCCGGCTTCATGGGCAGCGACTTCCACAAGACCATCGAGGCGCAGACGCCGCTTGGGCGCATCGGCCAGCCGGATGATATCGGCAAGGTGGTTGCGTTCTTCGCCTCGGACGATTCCACCTGGATCAGCGGTGAAGCGGTCCTCGTCGCGGGCGGAAGTCGCGGCTAAGACTCACAGGATGGTGTTCTGAAGTGACGGCGGAGCCTGGTTTCAGGCTTCGCCGTTCTGTTTGCCCTTCAAGCGGTCGTCTCGTCTAACGTCTGTGGTCTGTCTTCAGATTAAGGATTCAGGATTTCGGATAAACTTTTCCAAGATGGATCAGGTCAGGCGGGGCTCTTTGAACAAGCGTGTTGCGGTAAATCGTGTCACCCAATCTCTTCTTACAGCCTTTCTGGTCGGACAGACAGCCTTTGGCGCGTCCGCGGCGGCGTCCGGGCCGGATAAAAAGCCTGCAGCCAGTGGGGCGCAGGACCCCGTGCTGATCCAGACGATGCAGGCGGAGCTGACGCGCGCGATGAGTTCGCTTGGCTCGGCGGCCGCTTCGACCGCTGGCTCCCCCCCTCCGCCCAAGCCTTATTTCATGAGCTACGCCGTCTCCGACGCGGAGAACGTCTCGATCTCGGCCCAGTTTGGTGCGATCACGAACTCCAACGAGACCCGCCGCCGCAACGCCGATATTCAGGTCCGCCTGGGCGACTACGCGCAGGACAACACCCACGGCGACCATCGCACCAGCGCCCTGACCACCGTGCCGCTGCCGCTGACGGACGATCGCGAGGCCCTTGCGCGGAGCTTCTGGTTTGCGACAAACCGCGGCTACGGCAAGGCGCTGGACAGCTACCTGAAGGTCAAGACGGAGCAGCAGGTTCGCGCCAAGGAAGAGGACGCCTCGGCGGACTTTTCGCATGAGACGACCTCGCAGGAGTTCGTCCCGTCCGATGCGAAGTTCTCTCCGGCTGCGCCCCTGATGAAGGATAAGTCAGCCTGGGAGGAGCGGCTGCGCGAGCTGTCCGGCCTCTTCAAGCAATTTCCGGACATCTTCTCCAACACCGTAGCGCTCGATGCCTCCAACGAAGTGGACTACTTTATCGATAGCGACGGCACCCGCATCAGCACGCCAAGCCACGTCGCGCGCATCGTGGTCGTCGCCCGCACCCGCGCCGCGGACGGCATGGACCTGTTTCGCGTGGAGACGTTCGAGTCCGATGAACTTGGCCGCCTGCCGGACCAGAAGACCCTGACCGAGAAGACGCTGGCGATGGCGAAGAACCTTGAGGAGCTGCGGGTTGCGCCGGTGACGGAGCCGTTTGATGGCCCGGCCATCCTGAGCGGACGTGCCAGCGCCGTCTTCTTCCATGAGGTGCTGGGGCATCGGCTGGAAGGACAACGGCAGCGCGGCGACGAAGAGGGTCAGACCTTCACCAAACTGCTCAACAAGCCCATCCTGCCGACCTTTCTTTCGGTCGCCGATGACCCGACGCTGAAGACCTTCGACGGCATCTCGCTCAGCGGCCACTATAGCTTTGACGACGAAGGTCAGCCGGCACGTAAGGTCGATCTCATCCAGGACGG is a window of Granulicella tundricola MP5ACTX9 DNA encoding:
- a CDS encoding SDR family NAD(P)-dependent oxidoreductase, whose product is MSKLSGKVAIVTGASKGIGASIAEHLAAEGASVVVNYSSSKSGADAVVERITKAGGKAIAVGANVAKPEEIAKLISETVKAYGKINVLVNNAGIYDFAPLEAITPEHFHKQFDLNVLGLLLTTQAAVKEFPEEGGSIINISSVVGKSAQPNAAVYSATKGAVDAVTLSLARELGPKKIRVNSVSPGLVETEGTAGFMGSDFHKTIEAQTPLGRIGQPDDIGKVVAFFASDDSTWISGEAVLVAGGSRG
- a CDS encoding M48 family metallopeptidase, yielding MRLRPLLLILLAFVALLPLNGCQKATTPTEAAALQAAATDTTAYTLPPDKLAKADALAHTRTAVHFTEDIWGILQLWLILQFGLAARMRNLANNLSKNRWAQGFTFLLQFLILTTILNLPLTLYAHHVAVVYGMSVQHLSSFLFDEFKGFLLTYLFGGLGVMLLFYFIRKFPRRWWIPSALAAMALGVLGIFATPYIIDPLFNRFEPLSASNPALVAQLEKVVARGQGINIPPDRMFLMKASDKVTTLNAYVTGFGSSKRVVVWDTSIAKGTPEEISFIFGHEMGHYVLGHIVQGLEFGFAMIAVGFFIAVHLFQFILRHKAKAWRVHSQDNWAALVVLLFVFSILSFIGEPIGNTFSRSEEHAADVYGEEVVHGLIPDPQATAHQSFQLLGENSFTDPNPSALLEFWTYSHPSISHRAAFAERYDPWAPGAQPKYFSK
- a CDS encoding histidine triad nucleotide-binding protein, encoding MTDCLFCKIAAGTIPVTPIFEDDRVIAFADINPQAPTHFLVIPREHFADVTQVPAELLGHLLHAAARVAETQLPHGHRIAINTGPDGGQTVQHVHLHVLGGRPMGWPPG
- a CDS encoding TldD/PmbA family protein; translation: MNKRVAVNRVTQSLLTAFLVGQTAFGASAAASGPDKKPAASGAQDPVLIQTMQAELTRAMSSLGSAAASTAGSPPPPKPYFMSYAVSDAENVSISAQFGAITNSNETRRRNADIQVRLGDYAQDNTHGDHRTSALTTVPLPLTDDREALARSFWFATNRGYGKALDSYLKVKTEQQVRAKEEDASADFSHETTSQEFVPSDAKFSPAAPLMKDKSAWEERLRELSGLFKQFPDIFSNTVALDASNEVDYFIDSDGTRISTPSHVARIVVVARTRAADGMDLFRVETFESDELGRLPDQKTLTEKTLAMAKNLEELRVAPVTEPFDGPAILSGRASAVFFHEVLGHRLEGQRQRGDEEGQTFTKLLNKPILPTFLSVADDPTLKTFDGISLSGHYSFDDEGQPARKVDLIQDGVLKTFLMSRLPIASFSASNGHGRSEAGHMPTGRQGNLIVTSSKSVSEPELREMLKAEAKKQNKPYGLYFEDISSGFAVTSRRSPQAFSVIPLVVYRIYVDGRPDELVRGVSIVGTPQAALSRIVATGNHQDVFNGICGAESGSIPVSAVAPAMLVSEIETQRQAQGSSRPPIVPPPAVAKMSEAGR